DNA sequence from the Melospiza georgiana isolate bMelGeo1 chromosome 7, bMelGeo1.pri, whole genome shotgun sequence genome:
agggatggatggttgatggatggatggatggatggatggcgCGGGATGCGGGGTCTGCCTGCGGCGGGGACCGAGCGCGCTAAAACGCGGGGAAGGAAGGACCAACCTCCGAGCCGCggctcttcctcctcttcctcccgcgGCACCGagcgggagcggccccggccaTCGCCGCTCCGGGAGCGCCGCACGGGCAGAGGCTTTTGTCCCCTGGCTGAGCGCCTTCGCACTTCGGCAGAAAGGAGACGAAATTCGATTCGTTTACATGTTTTATTGTTGTAAACATTAAAATTGTCTTTCTCAAAGAAAGAGTTCTcgggagaaaaaataataataataataattataataattataatcaTAATAATCCGCGTTTCTAACTGTCGTACACCATATTAAAAAAAGGCAGCGACTTTCCCGTGTGCCAAACCGGGGtatacaaagaaaaatactaCAGAATATggcaatattaaaaatattactcaaacataaaataatatattaaccGACAATTTTTAGACATAAAAAAACAAAtggaacaaaaacaaaccaagaattCAAAGTGCTCAGTAATTTCCAGGGAGTTATGTATAGTATAAGCACTCTGGAAACAGTCAAAAGCTGCTGCATGCAAGATCTGTTTAGCTTTAGACAACAAAATAATCAAGATATAAACTTCTTCTTTAATCAACATCAACAGTACATACAACACTTACAAACAAGGGGTGTCGGGCGGTGTTTACAAACACTATGTGTCCCTTTGGGGGGGATTCCGGGGGTAACACTTGTGCCCACCTATTTTACAATTGAGAAAATGTTTGAAGCTTAGATAACTACCAGTCTTTATAAAAGCTACCAGACTACATAGTGTCTGAAATACTATTTATAGAATATAGACATTACTGAAATAGCAAGTGCCTATAACATTGTCACCCTGGAATCGTCATGCTTCCCTGGTATGGACAGAttgggttttctttcctttttttttttttaattctcctttttttttttttttaatatttttcttcccaaacacatttagcttttatttttgattgatttttttaagaattattttccaCGTTTCATCATAAATAGGCACAGaagaattttttactttttttttttttaaaaagccaaaccGCATCTGATAAATTTACAAGCCTTCGCCTTCATTAACGCCACGCCACCCACGCAAGGTTTGGGGTCTGTCTGGGTATATTACAGCTTTCTTTTGCTGCAGAAAACTTTAGTCTTTAGGAGGGTGAGGCTTTGGGTCGCCCCGGCGCTGGGTTTGGCCCCGCGTGAGCCGGCGCCGCCAGGCAGGCTTGTCTTTGCACCAGAAGTCCTTAATCATAAACTCATTTAGAAGCCGAGAATAAAAAGTTTATACCATGGTATTTGTGTAGTCCATGAGCTGCATCCATGATGGCCCAGAGCCAAAATGCCCATCGCCttctgcctgcaggagctggcagcaccGGCCGGGTGGGAGCTGGCACCCAGgggtgctgctctgggcccaCACCAGCTCCGGGCAGGTGGAGCTTCTCCTCGGGTCAGCGGAAGCGTGCGGGAAGAGTCTTAGAAAGGTAAAGTGTCCAGGAAAAGTTTGTCGATTATTGCTGGCGGTGGCACCAAATCCTCCAGTTTCAGGTAGAAAATGCGCTGCAGCCCCTGCGTGCAAAGCGTGCGGAGTTCGGGGAGCTTCCCCAAGAGTTTGGACAAATAGTTGGGGCGATTCAGCCCCCCGTTATTGAAAGTCACGTGGTCTTTGAGACAATTTACAATCTTGTTCTGGAGCTCTTCCACCCGCTTGGGTTCCTTGAGCCCGTGCCTCTCTGCAATAGAAGGGTGTGGGAGGTCAGGGGTCTGGCACGGAGcagggcgggcggggggcggcagGGGGGACACTGACCTGTCACCATGGCCAGGGCAGCGATGCACGAGAAGGCAGAGATGTCGATGTTCATGTTCTGCAGGTTGGAGGAGAACTCCACGATGGAATCGATCCACTCCCCGAAGCCACGGATGCACTGCAACCGGTGCAGCACCACCCCGTTGCAGAAGATCAGCTTCCCCTCCACGGGGTTGGACCTGCAAGGAAGGGCACGACCCCAGAGTGAACCGATGCATGGATGGAGGGgtgagagagggaggaaaattaGATAGCGAGAGAAAacggaggaaaagaaagaaaaagacaaaagacaagagaaagacaaaatatAAGAGTAAAGAACGAGAGAATGAGCAAAAGGAAGAAGGACAGACCGGGGGAGAAAGATAAAACAGAGAAGAgggaatgaaagagaaaaaacaacaagaGAGAGcgggaaagaaataaaataataagaaagGAGATGATTGGGGAGAAAATCTAAACAACTAATTACTCCAGGAGCAATAAAGGAAGGATTTAAGAGGCACCCAATTACCGAGGAGTTAATAAAACGCAGCCCAGCGGACCTTGAAGGGGTGCGactccctgcctgccccgctCACCTGTACGCCAGGCGCAGCACGAACAGCTCCAGGAAGGCGGACTCGAACAGCAGGTCCTGGTCCGTCTTGGGCAGCTCGGTGAAGCCGGGGATTTTTTCCGCCCACCCTCGGATGATCTCCATGGAGCCGGTCAGCAGATCGTAGAactgctggatgtgctgggtgtCGTCACCGCTCAGCTGGTAGTCGGGGTTAGCCTGGAACTggaaattcattttaaaaagcacttaaTGAGGTTCTCTAAAGTCTATAACCCGTGAAATTGCTCGCCCCGTCGCTGGCCGGGGAGCGGGCTGGGATAACAATTAAAGCTCTCTCTGACCGGTGAGGAAATTAGATGTTCCGGGGCAATTAATTCGATTAGGAACGGCGCTCCGAGGCCGCCGCTCTCCGTGCGCGGGGGGCCCGATCCCGGGcggggccgagccgagccgagccgagccccCGGTGCCGGcagagccgagccgagcccgggcgggcagagcagggctgagccgagccgagccgagccgagctgAGCCCGGgcgggcagagcagggctgagccgagccgagccgagcccgggcgggcagagcagggctgagccgagccgagccccgggcgggcagagcagggctgagccaagccgagccgagcccgggcgggcagagcagggctgagccgagccgagcccgcGGTGccggcagagcagggctgagccgaGCCCCGGgcgggcagagcagggctgagccgagccgagccgagcccgggcgggcagagcagggctgagccgaGCTGAGCCGAGCCCCGGgcgggcagagcagggctgagccgaGCTGAGCCGAGCCCCGGGCGGGcagagccgagccgagccgagcccagCGCCGGgcgggcagagcagggctgagccgaGCCGAGCTGAACCGAGCCGAGCCCGGgcgggcagagcagggctgagccgagccgagccgagccgagccccgggcgggcagagcagggctgagccgagccgagccgagccgagccccgGGCGggcccccgtgtccccccgcaCGGCCGCGGGGCCGGACCCCCCtccccgggcggcggcggcggggtcCCTCCGCGAGCTCGGTGCCGCTTACCCGGGAATAGTCCAGGCTGGTCATAGCCGGGTTGGAGTCGACATGGGCTCTCACCAGCGCACTGATCAGACTCACCGGGGGAGAGGGGGGAGAAGGCTCCTGGGGGCTCTTCGGTTTGGACGGCAAGCGGCCGCGCCGGCCTTTGAGGCTGTCCGTGCGCACCACTGCAAGAGACGGGGGTCAGCCCGGCGCCGCGGGGCGCGCCCGACGCCCGGACCCGCTCGCGgacagacggacggacggacacTCACCCTCCTTGACCATGCCGACGGCCAGGCACTTCTGGAAGCGGCAGTACTGGCAGCGGTTGCGGCGGCGCTTGTCCACCGGGCAGTTCTTGTTGGCCAGACACACGTACTTGGCGTTCTTCTGCACCGTGCGCTGCACCGGGCGGCAGCGGCGTCAGCGCCGGACCGGAGCGCCCCGAGTCCCGCCTGCCCGCGGCTGCTTGCACCGCCTTTCACCCTggttcttctttttctttcccccctcctttattttattttccgGTTTTCcgctttgttttcttccctttccccttcgTTTTCCGTTCCCGCTttcattttccccctttattttattttcattttattttcattttttttatctttactTCTCCTCTTTTTAACCTTTATATCCCttcctcttttccccctttattctcttctcccttttaaatttttccttttccccttttcttcttCGACcttttagatttattttcttttcccttcatttcctttgcccttttccctctttaattttatttcctttccccctttatttagtttccctttttttcccttttatttccttttccttcccccctcccttccttttttattttttttttttcccttcccagggCATTTAACAGGAGAAAATTGACAGCGTTAACATCCAAGCTAACCTCGCAGCTCCTAGCCGTGTTTTATAtgccaagaggagggaaagagACGCTCGGTAAATACAAATCCGTGGGCATTCATATTATTTACATTCCTTGGAGACCTCCTCTATTTAAAACGATAAGATTATTCAATCAGGATGGCGAAATAAAGAGATCACTTAATTTTACCACAGGGAATTCCGTTCCACACGGTTAGCTCAGACGCGCCGCTCTGTCCTAACCGATTTCCATCCGCGGGCCCCGcgggccgccccgccgccccccgccgccccgctcGGCCCCGCTCACCTTGAAGAAGCCCTTGCAGCCCTCGCAGGTGCGCACGCCGTAGTGCTGGCAGGCCGCGTTGTCGCCGCACACGGCGCAGAGCCCCTCGTTGGAGGGCGAGCCGCGGGACGGCGGCGAGGGCACCTGGCTGTCCAGCAGCTGCGGCGCGGGGCCCAGCGGCAGCCCCGGGAAGGCCATGGGCGGCTGCTTGCGGAGCCCGCCGGGCACGGCGAACGGCTGCCCGTCCACGCCGGGGTGCGGCCCCGCGGGCTCGGCGCCCATGGGCACGTGCAGGGGCCCCTCGAAGCGCATCTGGCAGCTGGACACGGGCGTGCCGGGCGGGGACTGCTTGAAGGAGAACAGCGACAGGCGCGACACGGGCGTCTTGCGCTGCTCGATCATGTGCGTGGTGGCCACGTAGTTGGGGTGGAAGTTGTGCAGGGAGCCGGGCTCGTCCCACACGGGGCCGTGCTGCACCTGGAAGCCGGGCGTGGACGGGGTCGGGGGCGACGAGGGCTTGTAGTAGACGGAGCCCGAGTGGGACATCATCTCCTCGGACTGGGGCGGCAGGTGGCCGTGCTGCTGGTAGCCGTGCATCTGAATGTCTTCCACCTTAATGGAGGACTGCTGTCCCGACAGGGGCATTTGGTACAAGCAGGGGGGCTTCACGTCGTAGCTCGTGTTGTAGTTGTCCATAAAGGTGCTGAAGCTGGGGAGAGAAGTGGTGGCGGTGATCTCGGTGTTGGTGAGGTCCATGCTAAACTTGACGAACTCCGGAGTCAGGAAATCGGAGCTGTACTCTCCCGAGGAGTGGTAGCTGTAGCTCTGGGAGGCCGGGCTGGCTCCTTGAGGCGAGGACCCATACTGAGCCTGAACGCAGGGCATGGCTGCGAACGAAACAGCGGCAGCTAGGCTCGGCCCGGGCCGCCCCGCGCCGGCCACCGGGGCCGGGCACCGGGAGCGCCGGGAGCGCCCTgccccgccggggccgcggggacGGAGCGCACCCACCTTCAGCCGGGGGAGCGGCGGCTTCGGGGCAGCCGAGGGCGGACAGCGTCGGAGCGCGGCGGGCAGCGAGGGGTCCGCGGGTTCAgagcgcggcggcggctccAGCCTGCCCGGCGCGACGGCTGCGGAGACACGGAGCCGCCGGTGAGCGGACGGACACACGGAACGACACACGGAGCCGCCGGTGAGCGGACAGACACACTGACACGCGGACCCGACGGTGAGCGGATGGATGGACACACGGACCGACACACGGACCCGCCGGCGAGCGGACCGACACACGGACCCGACACACCGACACACGGACCGGCCAGTGAGCGGACGGACACACGGACCTGCCGGTGAACGGACGGACACACTGACACACGGACCCACCGATCGGGCAGCACGGGTGGGAGACTGACACACAAACCCGCTGGTGCgaggacagacacacggacCCGGAGCGGAGAACGGGCACACGTACCCGACGGTCAGGCAGCCCCGGCGGGGAACTGACACACGGACGGTCGGTggagggacagacacacggactCGCCTGAGCGCGGACAGACGCACGGAGCCGCCGGCgcagggacagacacacggactCGCCTGAGCGCGGACAGACGCACGGAGCCGCCGGCgcagggacagacacacggagccgccgccgctccgcccgGCTCGGGGGAGCTCCGGCTGCGGAGCCCACGGGAGCGGGAGCGGTGCCGGGCAGGGCCGCCCCGCGCCCTCGAGGAGCCGCTCTGGGCTCGGTCTGGTTATTTCTCGCTAAGCGGGCGGGCTGTCACCGGCACCGGCTGCCGGGCTCCCTTCTCCCCGCCCTCCGGGAGCCGCGGCGCGTCCCTGGGGAGAGCGGGCGCGGCGCGGGGTTCCCGGCGCggcggcggtgccggtgccggtacCGGAGCGGGGCGCGGTGACAGCCAGACAGACAGCCCGGACGGACCCGGCTCGGCGCGGCGCGGCAGCTCCGCCGGGGACACGCGCCCGCGGGCAGCGCCACCCGTCCCGTCCGGGGACCGACCCGAGCGGGGACCGCCGGCAGCTGGCACGGCACGGgacggcacggcacggcacggcacgggaCGGGGAGCCTCGCGCGGGAGGGGGCGCGGgaggcgggccgggccgggccgggcactCACCGGGGAGCGGAGCGCGGGGCGCGCATCCAAGAGCggcggcgggcggagcggcggcggcggcggcggcgcgggcggccGGACTGTGCCCGCCCGCAATGTGCCTTTGTTTATGtggccgcggccgccgccgacCAACGTGCGCCGCGAGCCCCCGCGCGTCACCGCGCGTCAGCGCCGCCCGCCAATCCGCGCCGCCCGCGGCCCGCCCCGGACACGCCCCCCCCGCGCGCCAGCGCGCCCTTTTGGTAAGGTTCCGAGCGGTGACGTCACGCGGAGGGACGCGCCCCGGCCACGCGCCCGGGCGGGGGCGTGGCCTCATTTGCATAGAGGGCGGTGCCGCCCCCGCCCCCCCGCGCGCGTCACCGTGACGCGAAACCCGGAATAGCGCGCGGCACCGCGACCCCGGGCCGGGACAGAACCGGGACAGGAGCGGGAGTGGAGACAGAGCCGGGACAGAGCCGGGACAGAGCCGGGACAGAACCGGGACAGGAGCGGGAGTGGAGACAGAGCCGGGACAGAGCCGGGAATGGGACAGAACCGGGACAGAACCGGGACAGAACCGGGACAGAGCCGGGACAGAACCGGGACAGGAGCGGGAGTggagacagagcagggacagagccgggACTGGGACAGAGCCGGGACAGAACCGGGAATGGAGACACAACCGGGACAGAGCCGGGAATGGGACAGAACCGGGACAGGAGCGGGAGTggagacagagcagggacagagccgggACAGGAGCGGGAGTGGAGACAGAGCCGGGACAGAGCCGGGAATGGGACAGAACCGGGACAGAGCCGGGACAGAACCGGGACAGAACCGGGACAGGAGCGGGAATGGAGACAGAGCCGGGACAGAGCCGGGAATGGGACAGAACCGGGACAGAGCCGGGACAGAACCGGGACAGAACCGGGACAGGAGCGGGAATGGAGACAGAGCCGGGACAGagccgggacagggacagagccgGGAATGGGACAGAGCCGGGACAGAAACGGGAATGGAGACACAACCGGGACAGAGCCGGGAATGGGGCAGAACCGGGAATGGGGCAGAACAGGGATGAGACAGAACCAGGCCAAGACCACAAAAGGAGCGCAACGTGCCCCCGCTTCCACTGCCCACCTGGAATTTagtctattttattttattagtattttgtttttattccattattaacttaatttttattttattattgtctttcttttatatgttgtattaattttattttatttttattttatatatttatatttataatatatataatttttatatatattataaatatatctatttatatattatatttataattatacaatatatttattgtataatttttcatttcacttatttctgtttatttcttattatttcttatttaatattttctattttattcgtttttatttatatttatttcattgcttaatttaattcattattttcagggatttatattttatttggcttcttttggtgatttttacattattaataaattaataaatttaataataaatttatttgttaataaataattatttttatttactttagaCTTATTCACTTAAATGGCTGATGTTTATTTACTGAAATGCAGagcctgtcctggctgggctctgctctccagccctgtccttgctgggctctgctctcagccctgcatttcccaccGCTGTGTTCCGGCCTGGAAAAAAGCACGCAGTGGCATCAGGGGTGAAGGGAACACAGCCCGGGGCCAGAACCAGCTCCTGGCCCGGGATAAatgcccacagcccagcctggggtaAACCCCCCTAGCCTGGCCTGAAATAAAACCCCTGAGCCCAGCCCGGGATCAAACCCCACAGGTCAGCCTGGGATGAATCCCAATAGACCAGTGCAGGATAAATGCCCATAGCTCAGCCTGGGACAAAACCCCACGGGCAACCTGGGATAAACCTCCCAGCCCAGGATAAAACCCCATAGCCTGGCCTGGGATAAAACCCCATAGCCCAGGGCGGGATAAAACCCCATAGCCTGGCCTGGGATAAAACCCCACAGCCCAGTGCAGGATAAAACcccacagcctggcctgggataaaaccccccagcccagcccaggataAAACCCCATAGCCCAGTGCAGGATAAAACCCCATAGCCCAGGGCGGGATAAAACCCCATAGCCCAGGGCGGGATAAaaccccccagcccagcagccagcGCTggcccccacagccctgcccgggaACACTGAGATTCCCTGGGAAACCGAGGAAAGGGCTCCTTCCCAACCCACCCTGCCACTGGGGCCACCCCACAGGCACCAGAGAAACCCAAAACCAGCAGAGAAaccccacaggcagcagagaaaCCCCACAGACAGCAGAGAAACCCCACAAACAACAGAGAAACACACAAACACCAGAGTAACTCCACCAACAGCAGAGAAACCCCACAGGCACCACAGAAACCCAAACTGCTCCCACTCCGTCCCACACTGTGCTCTCCTGATCCTACAGAGCTCCCACAGAAGGAACACCCCAAAGCTGTGAGACACCTCAGGGCTGTCCAAAATGTCCTGGGGTCAGTAAGGAACACCCCAGGGCTGTCCAGGATGGCATTTCTGGGGTCAGCAAGGAACACCTGAGGGCTGAGATACCCCAGGGCTGTCCAGGATGGCATTTCTGGCGCCAGTAATGAACACCCCATAGCTGTGAGACATCCCAGGGCTGGCCAGGATGTTCTGGGGTCAGTAAGGAACACCCCAAAGCTGTgggacaccccagggctgtCTAGAATGGCATTTCTGGGGTCAATAATGAAAACCCCAAAGTTGTGGGACACCTCAGGGCTGCCTAGAATGGCATTTCTGGGGTCACTAAGGAACTCCCCAAGGCTGTgacaccccagggctgcccagaaTGGCATTTCTGGGGTCAATAATGAACACCCCAAGGCTGTAACACCTCAGGGCTGGCCAGAATGGCATTTCTGGGGTCAATAATGAACACCCCAAGGCTGTGACACCTAGGGCTGTCTAGAATGGCATTTCTGGGGTCAATAATGAACACCCCAAGGCTGTAACACCTCAGGGCTGCCCAGAATGGCATTTCTGGGGTCAATAATGAACACCCCAAGGCTGTAACACCTCAGGGCTGGCCAGAATGGCATTTCTGGGGTCAATAATGAACACCCCAAGGCTGTGACACCCCAGGGCTGTCTAGAATGGCATTTCTGGGGTCAATAATGAACACCCCAAGGCTGTaacaccccagggctgcccagaaTGGCATTTCTGGGGTTGCCTCCATGGGCTTCCCCGAAGGAGGAGCTCAGGCAGCCtccctcacctgcagcacctctccACCAGTGACACCCCAACCCAGCCCACACCAAGCTCCAGCCAGGGCCCTCGCAGGGCTCCGTGATACACCTAATTACCATATCCTTAGAATAGATGTAATATAAATTTCATTACTCACTTAAAAGTTCTAAAGTTAACAGTATAACTTGAAGTTGAGTAATTAAGTAATCCTTATATAGACACTTATTAAAGTATTTATACATATTATCTTAAATCTACATCTATCATTTTGCCAATTAAAATTAGGACTTTAATTGCAATTAAGTAATTTAATTGCCAATTGAACAGCAAAATTGCTAAGTGACTAATTTTAATGCCTATTTTAATTACCAATC
Encoded proteins:
- the NR4A2 gene encoding nuclear receptor subfamily 4 group A member 2 isoform X2, giving the protein MPCVQAQYGSSPQGASPASQSYSYHSSGEYSSDFLTPEFVKFSMDLTNTEITATTSLPSFSTFMDNYNTSYDVKPPCLYQMPLSGQQSSIKVEDIQMHGYQQHGHLPPQSEEMMSHSGSVYYKPSSPPTPSTPGFQVQHGPVWDEPGSLHNFHPNYVATTHMIEQRKTPVSRLSLFSFKQSPPGTPVSSCQMRFEGPLHVPMGAEPAGPHPGVDGQPFAVPGGLRKQPPMAFPGLPLGPAPQLLDSQVPSPPSRGSPSNEGLCAVCGDNAACQHYGVRTCEGCKGFFKRTVQKNAKYVCLANKNCPVDKRRRNRCQYCRFQKCLAVGMVKEVVRTDSLKGRRGRLPSKPKSPQEPSPPSPPFQANPDYQLSGDDTQHIQQFYDLLTGSMEIIRGWAEKIPGFTELPKTDQDLLFESAFLELFVLRLAYRSNPVEGKLIFCNGVVLHRLQCIRGFGEWIDSIVEFSSNLQNMNIDISAFSCIAALAMVTERHGLKEPKRVEELQNKIVNCLKDHVTFNNGGLNRPNYLSKLLGKLPELRTLCTQGLQRIFYLKLEDLVPPPAIIDKLFLDTLPF
- the NR4A2 gene encoding nuclear receptor subfamily 4 group A member 2 isoform X1, which produces MPCVQAQYGSSPQGASPASQSYSYHSSGEYSSDFLTPEFVKFSMDLTNTEITATTSLPSFSTFMDNYNTSYDVKPPCLYQMPLSGQQSSIKVEDIQMHGYQQHGHLPPQSEEMMSHSGSVYYKPSSPPTPSTPGFQVQHGPVWDEPGSLHNFHPNYVATTHMIEQRKTPVSRLSLFSFKQSPPGTPVSSCQMRFEGPLHVPMGAEPAGPHPGVDGQPFAVPGGLRKQPPMAFPGLPLGPAPQLLDSQVPSPPSRGSPSNEGLCAVCGDNAACQHYGVRTCEGCKGFFKRTVQKNAKYVCLANKNCPVDKRRRNRCQYCRFQKCLAVGMVKEVVRTDSLKGRRGRLPSKPKSPQEPSPPSPPVSLISALVRAHVDSNPAMTSLDYSRFQANPDYQLSGDDTQHIQQFYDLLTGSMEIIRGWAEKIPGFTELPKTDQDLLFESAFLELFVLRLAYRSNPVEGKLIFCNGVVLHRLQCIRGFGEWIDSIVEFSSNLQNMNIDISAFSCIAALAMVTERHGLKEPKRVEELQNKIVNCLKDHVTFNNGGLNRPNYLSKLLGKLPELRTLCTQGLQRIFYLKLEDLVPPPAIIDKLFLDTLPF